A single genomic interval of Streptomyces graminofaciens harbors:
- a CDS encoding IclR family transcriptional regulator, translated as MSQTVDRALSILPLLAEGPADLGRVADRLGVHKSTALRLLRTLHEHGLVYRQSDQRYRLGARLFALAHEAMENLDVREIAHPHLVRLNESCGHTVHLAVHEENEVLYIDKVESRYPVRMYSRIGKPVAITVAAVAKILLGDLPETERRALAEKLDYPMYTPRSTPNAPAFLKELARVREQGWATDLGGHEESINCVAAPVRGADGRVVAAMSLSAPNVVVTADELLTLLPLVRRTADTISGEVSGRTPQKETE; from the coding sequence ATGAGCCAGACCGTCGACCGCGCGCTCAGCATCCTGCCGCTGCTCGCCGAGGGCCCCGCCGACCTGGGCCGGGTGGCCGACCGCCTGGGCGTCCACAAGTCCACCGCGCTCCGCCTCCTGCGCACCCTCCACGAACACGGCCTCGTCTACCGCCAGTCCGACCAGCGCTACCGCCTCGGCGCCCGCCTCTTCGCCCTCGCCCACGAGGCCATGGAGAACCTGGACGTCCGCGAGATCGCCCACCCCCACCTCGTACGCCTCAACGAGAGCTGCGGCCACACCGTCCACCTCGCGGTCCACGAGGAGAACGAGGTCCTCTACATCGACAAGGTGGAGAGCCGCTACCCGGTGCGCATGTACTCACGCATCGGCAAGCCGGTGGCCATCACGGTCGCCGCCGTCGCCAAGATCCTCCTCGGCGACCTTCCCGAGACCGAGCGCCGAGCGCTCGCGGAGAAGCTCGACTACCCCATGTACACACCCCGTTCGACCCCCAACGCCCCCGCGTTCCTCAAGGAGCTGGCGAGGGTCCGTGAACAGGGCTGGGCCACCGACCTCGGCGGCCACGAGGAGTCCATCAACTGCGTCGCGGCACCCGTCCGCGGCGCCGACGGCCGGGTCGTCGCCGCGATGTCGCTCTCCGCGCCCAACGTCGTCGTCACCGCCGACGAACTCCTCACCCTGCTCCCACTGGTCCGCCGTACGGCGGACACGATCAGCGGCGAGGTCTCCGGCAGAACCCCACAGAAGGAAACCGAATGA
- a CDS encoding sugar kinase, with amino-acid sequence MPGQRSRRGPRRRGATTIVHAPDVVDVVALGESMVTFLPTRPGRLADVPSFERGIGGAESNVACALAAAGHAVRWVSRVGADGFGDHLVEAVAAYGVDVTSVRRDPDRPTGVYFRTAGDRATHAHEVAYYRTGSAASAMTSANVDPRVVRACRVLHLSGITAALSAGCLGLLRELTGPRSDGPLVSFDINHRSGLWPAPDAPQVLLGLARGADIVFVGEDEAEEVWGVTGGPSAIRELLPEPGVLVVKQGARGATVFRRAAGDRAAGAAPDPKTGGTPTAPGRATTPRPAPTPGSARQTVVFVPAPTVEVAAATGAGDAFAAGFLSATLRGLPLKARLRHGHLTAAATLTTPADLAPPPTRAHADHLAALADDSWGRLRLAPGWTDIPDRAEEEVPTP; translated from the coding sequence ATGCCGGGTCAACGGAGCCGCCGCGGCCCGAGACGACGAGGAGCCACGACCATCGTGCATGCCCCCGACGTCGTGGACGTCGTCGCGCTCGGCGAGTCCATGGTCACGTTCCTGCCCACCCGCCCCGGGCGCCTCGCCGACGTACCGTCCTTCGAACGGGGCATCGGGGGCGCGGAGTCGAACGTGGCGTGCGCGCTGGCGGCCGCCGGCCACGCGGTGCGCTGGGTGAGCCGGGTCGGCGCGGACGGCTTCGGCGATCACCTGGTGGAGGCCGTCGCCGCGTACGGCGTCGACGTGACGTCCGTACGACGCGACCCGGACCGCCCCACGGGCGTCTACTTCCGCACGGCGGGCGACCGCGCCACCCACGCGCACGAGGTGGCGTACTACCGCACGGGCTCGGCGGCCTCCGCGATGACGTCGGCCAACGTGGACCCGCGCGTCGTGCGGGCGTGCCGGGTACTGCACCTGTCGGGCATCACGGCGGCGCTGTCGGCGGGTTGCCTGGGGCTGCTGCGCGAACTGACCGGCCCCCGCTCCGACGGCCCGCTCGTCTCCTTCGACATCAACCACCGCTCCGGACTCTGGCCCGCCCCCGACGCCCCACAGGTGCTGCTGGGCCTGGCCCGCGGCGCCGACATCGTGTTCGTGGGGGAGGACGAGGCGGAGGAGGTGTGGGGGGTGACGGGCGGACCGTCGGCGATCCGGGAGCTGCTGCCGGAGCCCGGGGTGCTGGTGGTGAAACAGGGGGCGCGGGGCGCGACGGTGTTCCGTCGTGCCGCGGGCGATCGTGCCGCCGGGGCGGCTCCCGACCCGAAGACGGGCGGCACCCCGACAGCGCCGGGCCGCGCGACCACCCCCCGCCCAGCACCGACGCCGGGTAGCGCACGACAGACGGTCGTCTTCGTCCCCGCCCCCACGGTCGAGGTCGCGGCAGCGACAGGCGCGGGCGACGCCTTCGCCGCAGGCTTCCTCTCGGCAACCCTCCGGGGCCTCCCCCTGAAAGCCCGACTGCGCCACGGCCACCTGACCGCCGCGGCCACCCTCACCACACCCGCCGACCTCGCCCCACCCCCCACCCGCGCACACGCCGACCACCTTGCCGCCCTGGCCGACGACTCGTGGGGGAGACTTCGACTCGCCCCCGGCTGGACAGACATACCGGACCGGGCCGAGGAGGAGGTACCCACCCCATGA
- a CDS encoding S1 family peptidase: MRKPLVAVLFALAITGAGVAPAVAAPESAPVAAESKSTIAQAVGSVTDAVAKTVAGQAADAPSIKAVNFAGTVSLSNCSGSVIRFPNSVDTDPALVLTNGHCLETGFPAAGEVIVNRASTRTFGLLNSAGTRVATLRASKIAYGTMTDTDAAVYQLTSTYAAIKNSYGISALTVQDTHPTAGTAITVASGYWKRLYACNVDGFVYRLKEGDWTWKDSVRYTSACQTIGGTSGSPVIDNATGKVVAVNNTGNEDGGRCTDNNPCEVDANGTVTVREGINYAQQTYQFPACFGTGNQLNLNASGCVLPKP; the protein is encoded by the coding sequence ATGAGAAAGCCTCTCGTCGCCGTGCTGTTCGCCCTGGCGATCACCGGCGCGGGCGTGGCACCCGCGGTCGCGGCTCCCGAGTCCGCGCCCGTGGCCGCCGAGTCGAAGTCGACGATCGCGCAGGCCGTCGGTTCGGTGACCGACGCCGTCGCGAAGACGGTGGCAGGCCAGGCCGCCGACGCGCCCTCCATCAAGGCCGTCAACTTCGCCGGCACCGTCTCCCTCAGCAACTGTTCCGGCTCGGTGATCCGCTTCCCCAACTCCGTGGACACCGACCCGGCCCTGGTGCTCACCAACGGCCACTGCCTGGAGACCGGCTTCCCTGCGGCCGGCGAGGTGATCGTCAACCGGGCGTCCACCCGCACCTTCGGTCTGCTCAACTCCGCCGGTACGCGGGTCGCGACACTGCGCGCCAGCAAGATCGCGTACGGCACGATGACCGACACCGACGCCGCGGTCTACCAGCTCACCTCCACCTACGCGGCGATCAAGAACTCCTACGGCATCAGCGCCCTCACCGTGCAGGACACCCACCCGACCGCCGGCACCGCGATCACCGTCGCCTCCGGTTACTGGAAGCGGCTCTACGCCTGCAACGTCGACGGGTTCGTGTACCGCCTCAAGGAGGGCGACTGGACCTGGAAGGACTCGGTCCGCTACACCTCCGCCTGCCAGACCATCGGCGGCACCTCCGGCTCGCCGGTGATCGACAACGCCACCGGCAAGGTCGTCGCCGTCAACAACACCGGCAACGAGGACGGCGGTCGCTGCACTGACAACAACCCCTGTGAGGTCGACGCGAACGGCACTGTGACCGTCCGCGAGGGCATCAACTACGCCCAGCAGACCTACCAGTTCCCGGCCTGCTTCGGCACCGGCAACCAGCTCAACCTCAACGCGAGCGGGTGCGTGCTGCCCAAGCCGTGA
- a CDS encoding amino acid deaminase, giving the protein MSTEALARLAEERVDHRFKGLPPDADGLTVGELTAQRRNLFTGGFATPVLALSAERLEHNLRLMETYAVRHGLAFAPHGKTSMAPRLFQRQIERGAWGITLAVPHQVRVARAFGFQRVFLANELVDPAALRWISAELDSDPDFRLVCYVDSVRGVALMDAALQGATRPLDVVVELAAGEGARTGVRTEAECAAVADAVAATPALRLVGVAGYEAEVPEANPERVHAWLRRLVSLAVGFDKDGRFEGADEIVVSAGGSAWFDAVADVFADIPEFSLPVLKLLRSGAYVSHDDGRYRKITPFNRVPEEGALEPAFRLWAQVVSRPSPEQAFVNAGKRDAAYDLDLPFAQVVRRDGTERPAAGIEVTALSDQHAWLRTGPEADLEVGDWLGLGLSHPCTSFDKWPLIPVAEADGTVVEYIRTYF; this is encoded by the coding sequence ATGAGTACCGAGGCGCTCGCCCGACTCGCCGAGGAACGCGTCGACCACCGCTTCAAGGGCCTCCCTCCGGACGCCGACGGGCTGACCGTCGGGGAGCTGACCGCCCAGCGCCGCAATCTCTTCACCGGCGGCTTCGCGACGCCCGTCCTCGCCCTCTCGGCCGAGCGGCTGGAGCACAACCTGCGGCTCATGGAGACGTACGCCGTCCGGCACGGGCTCGCCTTCGCGCCGCACGGCAAGACGTCCATGGCACCCCGGCTCTTCCAGCGCCAGATCGAGCGCGGGGCCTGGGGCATCACGCTCGCGGTGCCTCATCAGGTACGGGTGGCGCGGGCCTTCGGTTTTCAGCGGGTGTTCCTCGCCAACGAGCTCGTCGACCCGGCGGCGCTCCGATGGATCTCCGCCGAACTCGACTCGGACCCCGACTTCCGTCTCGTCTGTTACGTCGACTCGGTGCGCGGCGTCGCGCTCATGGACGCGGCCCTCCAGGGCGCGACCCGCCCCCTCGACGTCGTCGTCGAGCTGGCCGCGGGCGAGGGCGCCCGTACCGGTGTCCGTACGGAGGCGGAGTGCGCGGCCGTCGCCGATGCCGTGGCGGCCACGCCCGCGCTGCGGCTCGTCGGGGTCGCCGGGTACGAGGCCGAGGTCCCGGAGGCGAACCCCGAGCGTGTGCACGCCTGGCTGCGGCGGCTCGTCTCCCTCGCCGTCGGCTTCGACAAGGACGGGCGGTTCGAGGGGGCGGACGAGATCGTGGTCAGCGCGGGCGGCAGTGCCTGGTTCGACGCGGTGGCCGACGTGTTCGCCGATATCCCCGAATTCTCCCTCCCCGTGCTGAAGTTGCTGCGCTCCGGCGCGTACGTCTCGCACGACGACGGCCGCTACCGGAAGATCACCCCCTTCAACCGGGTCCCGGAGGAAGGCGCCCTGGAGCCCGCCTTCCGGCTGTGGGCCCAGGTGGTCTCCCGCCCCTCCCCCGAGCAGGCCTTCGTCAACGCGGGCAAGCGGGACGCGGCGTACGACCTCGATCTGCCGTTCGCCCAGGTGGTTCGGCGGGACGGGACCGAGCGGCCGGCCGCCGGGATCGAGGTGACCGCCCTGTCCGACCAGCACGCCTGGCTGCGCACCGGCCCCGAGGCCGATCTGGAGGTCGGCGACTGGCTCGGCCTGGGGCTGTCCCATCCGTGCACGTCCTTCGACAAGTGGCCGCTGATCCCGGTGGCGGAGGCGGACGGCACGGTCGTCGAGTACATCCGCACGTATTTCTGA
- a CDS encoding RidA family protein, with translation MTGKHQKVALNPKSLPAPPARFSHGVRKGGILQTAGQVGFRPAVEGEPPTPAGPTLREQMLQTLANLQAVLEEGGATWDDVMMIRVYLTDTAHFAEMNEIYNAYFDEHPTEPPAARTTVYVGLPAGLLIEIDALAVLD, from the coding sequence ATGACCGGCAAGCACCAGAAGGTCGCCCTCAACCCCAAGAGCCTCCCCGCCCCGCCGGCGAGGTTCTCCCACGGCGTCAGGAAGGGCGGGATCCTCCAGACCGCGGGCCAGGTCGGCTTCCGCCCCGCCGTCGAGGGCGAGCCCCCCACCCCCGCCGGCCCCACCCTGCGCGAACAGATGCTCCAGACCCTGGCCAATCTCCAGGCGGTCCTGGAGGAGGGCGGCGCGACCTGGGACGACGTGATGATGATCCGCGTCTACCTCACGGACACCGCGCACTTCGCCGAGATGAACGAGATCTACAACGCGTACTTCGACGAACACCCCACCGAGCCCCCCGCGGCCCGCACGACGGTGTACGTGGGCCTCCCGGCAGGCCTCCTGATCGAGATCGACGCTCTGGCCGTACTCGACTGA
- a CDS encoding N-acyl-D-amino-acid deacylase family protein: MEELVIRDADVVDGSGGPSYRADVVIDGGRIVSIVQEAASAGCQRPSARRELVAEGLVLSPGFVDMHAHSDLALLRDPDHSAKAAQGVTLEVLGQDGLSYAPVDDRTLEEVRRAVTGWNGYGDDLDFDWRSVGEYLDRLDRGIAVNAAYLIPQGTVRALVVGWADREATPRELERMRRLVAEGMEQGAVGMSSGLTYTPGMYAEDAELTELCRVVASYGGYYCPHHRSYGAGALAAYEEMVTLTREAGCPLHLAHATMNFGVNEGRAPELLALLDDALAAGADITLDTYPYTPGCTTLVALLPSWASEGGPDAVLARLADDDTAVRIRHHLEVVGADGCHGVPIEWDTIEISGVADPALGPYVGRTVRESADARGEEPWTTARRLLLDDRLGSTILQHVGHEENVRTIMRHRTHTGGSDGVLQGTKPHPRAYGTFPHYLGRYVRELGVLSLEECVAHLTSRPAARLRLPDRGLVREGYRADLVLFDPATVAAGSTYEAPRTLPTGIPYVLVDGRFVIEDGRRTDVLAGRAVRRTPR, from the coding sequence ATGGAAGAGCTCGTCATCCGGGACGCGGACGTCGTCGACGGCTCCGGCGGCCCGTCGTACCGCGCCGATGTGGTGATCGACGGCGGCAGGATCGTCTCGATCGTCCAGGAGGCCGCGTCAGCCGGTTGTCAACGGCCGTCGGCAAGGCGGGAGTTGGTCGCCGAAGGGCTCGTCCTCTCCCCCGGGTTCGTCGACATGCACGCCCACAGCGATCTCGCCCTCCTCCGGGACCCCGACCACAGCGCCAAGGCCGCGCAGGGGGTCACCCTGGAGGTCCTCGGGCAGGACGGGCTGTCGTACGCGCCCGTCGACGACCGGACGCTGGAGGAGGTGCGCCGGGCCGTAACCGGTTGGAACGGTTACGGCGACGACCTCGACTTCGACTGGCGGTCGGTCGGCGAGTACCTGGACCGGCTGGACCGGGGCATCGCCGTCAACGCGGCCTATCTGATCCCCCAGGGGACCGTCCGCGCGCTCGTCGTCGGCTGGGCGGACCGCGAGGCCACGCCCCGGGAGCTGGAGCGGATGCGGCGGCTGGTCGCCGAGGGGATGGAACAGGGCGCGGTCGGCATGTCGTCGGGGCTGACGTACACGCCCGGCATGTACGCCGAGGACGCCGAGCTGACCGAGCTGTGCCGGGTGGTGGCGTCGTACGGCGGCTACTACTGCCCGCACCACCGTTCGTACGGGGCAGGGGCGCTGGCGGCGTACGAGGAGATGGTGACCCTCACGCGCGAGGCGGGCTGCCCGCTGCACCTCGCGCACGCCACCATGAACTTCGGCGTGAACGAGGGGCGGGCGCCGGAGCTGCTGGCCCTCCTCGACGACGCGCTCGCCGCCGGGGCCGACATCACGCTCGACACCTACCCGTACACCCCCGGCTGCACCACCCTCGTGGCGCTGCTGCCGAGTTGGGCGAGCGAGGGCGGGCCGGACGCGGTCCTGGCGCGGCTCGCGGACGACGACACCGCCGTACGCATCCGGCACCACTTGGAGGTCGTCGGCGCGGACGGCTGCCACGGCGTGCCGATCGAGTGGGACACGATCGAGATCTCGGGGGTCGCCGATCCGGCGCTCGGGCCGTACGTGGGCCGCACCGTGCGGGAGTCCGCCGACGCGCGCGGCGAGGAGCCCTGGACCACCGCCCGCCGGCTTCTCCTCGACGACCGGCTCGGTTCGACGATCCTCCAGCACGTGGGCCACGAGGAGAACGTACGGACGATCATGCGGCATCGCACGCACACCGGCGGCTCGGACGGCGTCCTGCAGGGCACCAAGCCGCATCCACGCGCGTACGGGACGTTCCCGCACTATCTCGGGCGGTACGTCCGGGAGTTGGGGGTGCTGTCGCTGGAGGAGTGCGTCGCGCACCTCACCTCGCGCCCGGCGGCCAGGCTGCGGCTGCCGGACCGGGGGCTCGTCCGGGAGGGGTACCGGGCCGACCTGGTCCTCTTCGACCCGGCGACGGTGGCCGCGGGATCGACGTACGAGGCGCCCAGGACCCTGCCCACGGGCATCCCGTACGTCCTCGTCGACGGCCGGTTCGTGATCGAGGACGGCCGTCGGACGGACGTGCTGGCGGGGCGGGCGGTCCGCCGGACTCCCCGGTGA
- a CDS encoding GNAT family N-acetyltransferase → MDNVTRYVPATIATERLILRLFAPGDVDDRYAYQSLPEVVRYLLRPPLTHEGCAESIAARADGTTWQADGDVLLLAVCRADEPGVVGEVVLTLRSARARQAEIGWVFNPRYAGQGYATEAARALASLAFGRLGVHRVFARLDVLNTASVRVCERLGMRREAHLVDNDLDGDRWGSEYVYAILAHEWKD, encoded by the coding sequence ATGGACAACGTCACGCGGTACGTCCCGGCGACCATCGCCACCGAACGGCTGATCCTGCGGCTGTTCGCGCCGGGTGACGTCGACGACCGGTACGCGTACCAGTCCCTGCCGGAGGTCGTGCGCTACCTCCTTCGCCCGCCGCTCACCCACGAGGGCTGTGCCGAGTCCATCGCCGCGCGAGCCGACGGGACCACCTGGCAGGCCGATGGTGACGTACTCCTGCTGGCCGTGTGCCGCGCGGACGAACCGGGTGTCGTCGGCGAGGTGGTCCTCACCCTGCGGAGTGCGCGCGCCCGGCAGGCCGAGATCGGCTGGGTCTTCAACCCGCGGTACGCCGGACAGGGCTATGCCACCGAGGCGGCACGCGCCCTGGCCTCGCTGGCCTTCGGCCGGTTGGGGGTGCACCGGGTCTTCGCCCGGCTCGATGTCCTCAACACCGCGTCGGTACGCGTGTGCGAGCGTCTCGGAATGCGCCGCGAAGCGCATCTGGTCGACAACGACCTCGACGGGGACCGCTGGGGCAGCGAGTACGTCTACGCGATACTCGCCCACGAGTGGAAGGACTGA
- a CDS encoding substrate-binding domain-containing protein yields MRRIAGIVLAVLLIGGVVAAVVAGRDTGDKGTATKTVHGVIGSEKAEFFADPEVVKALAAKGYTVKTETSGSWAMEGLDLKEYDFAFPSSQAPAEELAAKYKVRGTLPRPFYSPLVVVAHRDAAEVLRRNGLAKLEKSRGTFDMTAYLKAAEDGRTWQQLKGAEKYGELTGLLYIATTDPTTSNSGALYLAATSFVANGGRVVAADADVRKTAPLLHELISVQGAQQTSTDAAFRDFVSGVGNPLVLVYESQVAALLNQDQGQASADDLVVLYPDTTVNSDHTVVPVTQEGRALGELLGTDPTLRKLAARHGFRPQGAATEFTAATADHTTYLTPRLAVRQAPVPTSEVLHEMARRARGQ; encoded by the coding sequence GTGAGACGCATCGCTGGAATCGTCCTCGCGGTCCTGCTGATCGGCGGCGTGGTGGCTGCTGTCGTGGCGGGCCGGGACACCGGGGACAAGGGCACGGCAACGAAGACCGTGCATGGAGTGATCGGGTCGGAGAAGGCGGAGTTCTTCGCCGATCCCGAGGTGGTGAAAGCCCTGGCCGCCAAGGGCTACACCGTGAAGACGGAGACGTCGGGGTCCTGGGCCATGGAAGGGCTGGACCTCAAGGAGTACGACTTCGCGTTCCCGTCCAGCCAGGCACCCGCCGAGGAGCTGGCCGCCAAGTACAAGGTGCGCGGGACCCTGCCCCGGCCGTTCTACTCGCCCCTCGTCGTGGTCGCCCACCGGGACGCCGCCGAGGTGCTGCGGAGGAACGGTCTGGCGAAGCTGGAGAAGAGCCGGGGCACCTTCGACATGACCGCGTACCTGAAGGCCGCCGAGGACGGGCGGACGTGGCAGCAGCTCAAGGGAGCGGAGAAGTACGGGGAGTTGACCGGCCTCCTCTACATCGCCACGACCGACCCGACCACCTCCAACTCCGGGGCGCTGTACCTCGCCGCCACCTCCTTCGTGGCCAACGGCGGCCGGGTCGTGGCGGCCGACGCGGACGTGAGGAAGACCGCACCGCTGCTGCACGAGCTGATCAGCGTCCAGGGCGCCCAGCAGACCAGCACGGACGCGGCCTTCCGGGACTTCGTCAGCGGGGTGGGCAACCCGCTCGTCCTCGTCTACGAGTCGCAGGTCGCCGCGCTGCTCAACCAGGACCAGGGCCAGGCGTCCGCCGACGACCTCGTCGTCCTCTACCCGGACACCACGGTCAACAGCGACCACACCGTCGTCCCCGTCACGCAGGAGGGCCGCGCCCTCGGTGAACTCCTGGGCACGGACCCGACGCTGCGGAAGCTGGCGGCCCGGCACGGGTTCCGGCCGCAGGGGGCGGCCACCGAGTTCACGGCGGCGACCGCCGACCACACGACGTATCTGACGCCACGACTGGCCGTCCGGCAGGCGCCCGTGCCCACCTCCGAGGTGCTGCACGAGATGGCGCGCCGGGCCAGAGGCCAGTGA
- a CDS encoding pyridoxal phosphate-dependent aminotransferase produces the protein MQVIQSTKLANVCYEIRGPVLEEAMRLEAAGHRILKLNTGNPAAFGFECPPEILEDILRNVSSAHGYGDAKGLLAARRAVVMHNQTLGIETDVEHVFIGNGVSELIVMAMQGLLDDGDEVLVPSPDYPLWTAAVSLSGGTAVHYRCDEQSDWMPDLADVERKVTDRTKAIVIINPNNPTGAVYDEAMIRGLTDIARRHNLLVCSDEIYDKILYDGATHTPTASIAPDLLTLTFNGMSKAYRVAGYRVGWMSISGPRAHADSYIEGLTILANMRLCANMPGQHGVVAALSGRQTINDLVLPGGRLKEQRDVAYELLTQIPGVSCVKPKGALYLFPRLDPKIFKIKDDRQMVLDLLRQEKIMVVQGTGFNWSEPDHFRVVTLPTVGDLRSAITRIGNFLDGYGQP, from the coding sequence ATGCAGGTGATCCAGTCGACCAAGCTCGCCAACGTCTGTTACGAGATCCGGGGCCCGGTGCTCGAGGAGGCGATGCGGCTCGAGGCGGCCGGACATCGGATCCTCAAGCTGAACACCGGAAACCCGGCCGCCTTCGGCTTCGAGTGCCCGCCCGAGATCCTGGAGGACATCCTCCGCAACGTCTCGTCGGCGCATGGCTACGGCGACGCGAAGGGCCTGCTGGCCGCGCGCCGGGCGGTCGTCATGCACAACCAGACCCTCGGCATCGAGACGGACGTCGAGCACGTCTTCATCGGCAACGGCGTCTCCGAGCTGATCGTGATGGCCATGCAGGGCCTGCTGGACGACGGCGACGAGGTGCTCGTCCCCTCCCCCGACTACCCGCTGTGGACGGCGGCGGTCTCCCTGTCCGGCGGTACGGCGGTCCACTACCGCTGCGACGAGCAGTCCGACTGGATGCCGGACCTGGCGGACGTGGAGCGGAAGGTCACCGACCGCACCAAGGCGATCGTCATCATCAACCCGAACAACCCCACCGGCGCGGTCTACGACGAGGCCATGATCCGGGGCCTGACGGACATCGCGCGCCGCCACAACCTGCTGGTCTGCTCGGACGAGATCTACGACAAGATCCTCTACGACGGCGCCACCCACACCCCGACCGCCTCGATCGCCCCCGACCTGCTGACGCTCACGTTCAACGGCATGTCGAAGGCGTACCGCGTCGCCGGCTACCGGGTCGGCTGGATGTCGATCTCCGGGCCGCGAGCGCACGCCGACTCCTACATCGAGGGTCTGACGATCCTGGCGAACATGCGGCTGTGCGCGAACATGCCGGGGCAGCACGGAGTGGTGGCGGCGCTGAGCGGCCGCCAGACGATCAACGACCTGGTGCTGCCGGGCGGCCGTCTGAAGGAGCAGCGCGATGTAGCGTACGAGCTGCTGACGCAGATCCCGGGCGTGTCGTGCGTGAAGCCGAAGGGGGCGCTGTATCTCTTCCCCCGCCTCGACCCGAAGATCTTCAAGATCAAGGACGACCGGCAGATGGTCCTGGACCTGCTGCGGCAGGAGAAGATCATGGTCGTCCAGGGCACCGGCTTCAACTGGAGCGAGCCCGATCACTTCCGGGTGGTGACCCTGCCGACGGTGGGTGACCTGCGGTCGGCGATCACGCGGATCGGGAACTTCCTGGACGGGTACGGCCAGCCGTAG